A section of the Methanococcoides sp. LMO-2 genome encodes:
- a CDS encoding NifB/NifX family molybdenum-iron cluster-binding protein has protein sequence MKVCVPSAKNGGLEDNVGQHFGMVPNYTVLDTETNEVMVVENTSQHNGGVGLPPELLSNAGVDIMLCGGLGTKAVNMFSEFGIEVFVGAQGTVETAISEWKEGNLASPNSENVCQGHDHDHDHQN, from the coding sequence ATGAAAGTATGCGTACCTTCTGCAAAAAATGGTGGATTGGAAGATAATGTCGGACAGCACTTTGGAATGGTTCCAAACTATACCGTACTGGATACAGAGACAAATGAGGTAATGGTAGTAGAAAATACAAGCCAGCACAACGGCGGCGTTGGTTTGCCACCTGAACTATTATCAAATGCAGGCGTCGACATAATGCTTTGCGGAGGACTTGGAACAAAAGCTGTCAACATGTTCTCAGAATTCGGGATAGAGGTTTTCGTTGGAGCTCAGGGAACAGTAGAAACTGCTATTTCAGAATGGAAAGAAGGAAACCTTGCAAGTCCGAACAGTGAGAATGTCTGCCAGGGACATGACCACGACCATGATCACCAGAACTGA
- a CDS encoding ATP-binding protein, with the protein MKIAIASGKGGTGKTTVAVNLSLSLQDAQLLDCDVEEPNCNLFLKREMEPITEVTTVIPEILEENCTYCKKCSDFCRFNAIATLPNKIMTFPALCHSCGGCMMVCPEGAIQECEIVTGIIRKSTTKDQTGPELYEGLLDIGQTMASPVIGKVKKYIDPTRTAIIDAPPGTACPVLTTLEDVDYCILVTEPTPFGLHDLKLAVEVARVLNIPHGILINRSGSGDDSVEKYCADEGIEVLMKIPQDTRIARLYSEGIPFVEEMEEWKEKFMQLYISIKDRYGRSEKA; encoded by the coding sequence ATGAAGATCGCAATAGCAAGCGGAAAAGGAGGAACAGGCAAGACCACCGTAGCGGTGAACCTTTCCCTTTCACTTCAGGATGCACAACTCCTGGACTGTGATGTTGAAGAACCTAACTGCAACCTCTTTCTCAAAAGGGAAATGGAGCCGATCACAGAGGTAACAACCGTCATCCCTGAGATCCTGGAAGAGAACTGCACATATTGTAAAAAATGTTCTGACTTCTGCCGTTTCAATGCAATTGCAACTCTTCCGAACAAGATCATGACATTTCCTGCACTATGCCACAGTTGTGGCGGATGCATGATGGTATGCCCCGAAGGGGCAATTCAGGAATGCGAGATCGTTACAGGCATAATAAGGAAATCAACAACCAAAGACCAGACCGGTCCGGAACTATACGAAGGACTGCTGGATATCGGCCAGACCATGGCATCACCTGTGATCGGGAAGGTGAAAAAATACATCGATCCAACCAGGACAGCTATCATTGATGCACCGCCCGGAACCGCGTGCCCGGTACTGACCACCCTTGAAGATGTCGACTACTGTATCCTTGTTACTGAGCCTACTCCCTTTGGATTACATGACCTGAAACTGGCGGTCGAGGTTGCCAGAGTACTCAATATACCACACGGAATACTTATCAACCGAAGTGGAAGTGGCGATGACAGTGTGGAAAAATACTGTGCAGACGAGGGTATCGAAGTCCTTATGAAAATACCCCAGGACACAAGGATCGCACGGCTTTACTCGGAGGGAATTCCATTCGTGGAGGAGATGGAAGAGTGGAAAGAGAAGTTCATGCAGCTCTACATTTCTATAAAAGACAGATACGGCAGGAGTGAAAAAGCATGA
- a CDS encoding 4Fe-4S binding protein has protein sequence MKQLVIISGKGGTGKTTITAGISSLAENSIIADCDVDAPNLHLLLEPEVIETFDFHGMDIANIDDEKCSGCNLCIENCNFNAIFTDHSINSCKCEGCGVCEYVCPENAITMIDNPSGTVFSSTTRYGPMVHAELFIGEEASGKLVTSVKEHALSLARENDSDLVIYDGPPGTGCPVIATITGADLALIVTEPSVSGIHDLERIIKVTDHFGIPAIVCINKYNINEENTKQIEISCEENGIMVAGKLPYDTIPNRAMIGKKTVIEYADNEFSDNLKSIWRTVKAELDATS, from the coding sequence ATGAAGCAGCTTGTCATAATCAGCGGTAAAGGCGGGACCGGCAAGACAACCATCACTGCAGGTATTTCATCACTTGCAGAGAACAGTATTATCGCAGACTGTGATGTGGATGCACCTAACCTGCATCTTCTCCTTGAACCAGAGGTCATCGAAACCTTCGATTTCCACGGAATGGACATCGCAAATATAGATGATGAGAAATGTTCCGGCTGCAACCTGTGTATCGAGAATTGCAATTTTAATGCGATATTCACGGACCATTCCATAAACAGCTGCAAATGCGAAGGTTGCGGGGTCTGCGAATACGTATGCCCTGAGAATGCTATTACAATGATAGACAACCCCTCAGGAACTGTATTCAGTTCAACTACAAGGTATGGCCCGATGGTGCATGCAGAACTGTTTATCGGAGAAGAAGCAAGCGGTAAACTTGTTACTTCAGTAAAAGAACATGCCCTATCACTCGCAAGGGAAAATGACTCCGACCTTGTCATCTACGACGGCCCTCCGGGAACCGGCTGTCCTGTTATAGCCACCATTACCGGTGCTGACCTTGCACTTATTGTCACTGAACCAAGTGTATCAGGCATACACGACCTGGAAAGAATAATAAAGGTCACTGACCATTTCGGAATTCCTGCCATCGTCTGCATCAATAAATATAACATAAATGAAGAGAACACAAAGCAGATCGAGATATCATGCGAGGAAAATGGCATTATGGTTGCAGGAAAGCTTCCGTATGACACAATACCTAACAGGGCGATGATAGGGAAAAAGACCGTCATTGAATATGCGGACAATGAGTTCTCAGATAACCTGAAAAGCATCTGGAGAACTGTGAAAGCAGAACTCGATGCAACCTCATGA
- a CDS encoding DUF1847 domain-containing protein: MKCASCKTRRCREGKDCTPREVQPEYVAEDLDMMKAASKIEANFYMQRTRLEELILFAKEMGYRKLGVAFCLGLGDEARTLCHILEKDFMVESVCCKICGVDKEEYGLDKIREGRETTCNPIAQATMLNRAGTDLNIIVGLCMGHDIMFNKYSEAPVTTFIVKDRVLAHNPAGALYSGYYQRNRFGMGNK, translated from the coding sequence ATGAAATGTGCATCCTGCAAAACAAGAAGGTGCAGGGAGGGAAAGGATTGTACTCCAAGGGAAGTGCAGCCTGAATATGTTGCAGAAGACCTGGATATGATGAAGGCGGCCTCAAAGATAGAGGCTAATTTCTACATGCAGAGAACAAGGCTTGAAGAGCTCATCCTTTTTGCAAAGGAAATGGGATACCGCAAACTAGGCGTCGCTTTCTGCCTGGGTCTGGGAGATGAGGCCAGGACCCTCTGCCATATACTTGAGAAAGACTTCATGGTAGAGTCTGTATGCTGCAAGATCTGTGGCGTGGACAAGGAGGAATACGGACTGGACAAGATCAGGGAGGGAAGAGAAACAACCTGCAACCCCATTGCTCAGGCAACAATGCTCAACCGGGCGGGAACAGATCTTAACATCATAGTGGGACTATGCATGGGTCATGACATAATGTTCAACAAATATTCCGAAGCACCTGTTACAACGTTCATTGTAAAGGACAGGGTCCTTGCACACAATCCTGCAGGAGCACTTTATTCCGGATATTACCAGAGGAACCGTTTCGGAATGGGGAACAAGTGA
- a CDS encoding MBL fold metallo-hydrolase → MKVTIVYDNEAKPPFRKGWGFSCYIDTGNRKILFDTGWDGCALRHNLSKLNIPVEDIDILVLSHQHWDHIGGLPVILNSSKSLEVFVPASFSEKLKNEMSVHSTLHEVTDKCRICNNVFSTGELGNNPKEQSLMLETANGIFVITGCAHPGLEAIIGAAASEGEVCGIIGGLHDSREYELLEGLEFIGVGHCTSNIETIKSMFPDTFVPIEAGYSFEI, encoded by the coding sequence ATGAAGGTCACCATCGTCTATGATAATGAAGCAAAACCACCTTTCAGGAAAGGGTGGGGATTTTCCTGTTATATTGACACCGGGAACAGGAAGATACTTTTTGACACGGGGTGGGATGGCTGTGCTTTAAGGCACAATCTATCGAAGCTGAACATACCTGTCGAGGATATCGATATTCTCGTGCTTTCCCACCAGCACTGGGACCATATAGGTGGCCTGCCGGTGATATTGAACAGCAGCAAGAGCCTTGAGGTCTTCGTTCCAGCATCCTTTTCAGAGAAACTTAAAAATGAGATGTCGGTCCATTCTACTTTGCATGAGGTCACCGACAAATGCAGAATATGCAACAACGTCTTTTCTACAGGTGAACTAGGGAACAATCCTAAAGAGCAGTCGCTGATGCTGGAAACAGCAAACGGTATTTTCGTGATCACAGGATGTGCACACCCGGGACTGGAAGCCATAATCGGAGCAGCAGCTTCAGAAGGAGAGGTCTGCGGCATCATTGGGGGCCTGCATGATAGCAGGGAGTATGAACTCCTTGAAGGACTGGAGTTCATAGGTGTCGGACACTGTACATCGAACATTGAGACCATCAAAAGCATGTTTCCGGATACTTTTGTACCTATTGAGGCAGGGTACAGCTTTGAGATCTGA
- a CDS encoding NifB/NifX family molybdenum-iron cluster-binding protein yields MRIAIPSTEKGGLEDDVELHFGKAATYTIYDSETEEVEVMENTSVHVGGKGLPHELLVKAGVDVVLCSGVGQKIVDLLNKNDIDIFIGADGTVQEAIDSWKAGKLYRPKSINVDKDQGLGLTQHSL; encoded by the coding sequence ATGAGAATTGCTATACCCTCCACGGAAAAAGGCGGATTGGAAGATGATGTCGAACTTCATTTTGGAAAGGCTGCTACCTACACGATCTATGACAGCGAAACAGAAGAAGTTGAGGTCATGGAGAACACAAGTGTCCATGTGGGTGGAAAAGGATTACCCCACGAACTGCTGGTAAAGGCCGGAGTGGACGTTGTCCTGTGTTCCGGGGTCGGCCAGAAGATCGTGGACCTTCTGAACAAGAATGATATTGACATATTCATAGGTGCCGATGGCACGGTACAGGAAGCCATCGATTCCTGGAAAGCAGGGAAGTTATACAGGCCTAAGAGCATAAACGTGGACAAAGACCAGGGGCTAGGTTTGACACAGCATAGCCTTTGA
- a CDS encoding MBL fold metallo-hydrolase, with amino-acid sequence MIIRQIFTDGIAHSSYLFGGNTTCAVVDPDRDIDVYMDVASEMGWEITHVLETHLHADFISGHIELRERTGATIVAPASANCSFDSMEVSEGDSFEIEDMVIEVLETPGHTPEHVSYVVTDRSRGEVPVCVFCGDTLFVGDVGRPDLFPGRAEELASKLYESLHEKLLKLPDHCEVYPAHGAGSLCGRSMAAKRSTTIGYERLYNYALNISDREDLIHSLTENMPNAPDHFSRCSEVNGRGPELLVVLPPLKAIPPADFSKLVEDPGTIVLDIRCYEAFGGRHIPGAYSIDLKSNFATFSGWLLPPDKNILLVSDSPDHASEAAVWLHRVDLDRVIGFLEGGMHAWAMAGLPTEHLCQVSSPELDNMVRDDEEFILVDVRAPSEFDSGHIDKAINIPVEEVRYSYKGLDPEAKTLVICGSGHRSSMAASILQQNNFSDVHNVSGGMTGYNAAGFGPDCPLCALPWISSGKGKMDE; translated from the coding sequence TTGATCATCAGGCAGATATTTACAGACGGAATAGCACATAGCTCATACCTTTTTGGCGGGAACACTACGTGTGCAGTGGTTGATCCGGATCGTGACATCGATGTCTACATGGATGTTGCATCTGAGATGGGCTGGGAGATCACCCATGTCCTGGAAACCCATCTCCATGCGGATTTCATCTCCGGCCACATAGAACTCCGGGAAAGGACCGGTGCTACGATAGTGGCCCCGGCCTCTGCGAATTGCAGTTTTGATTCCATGGAGGTATCCGAAGGAGATTCATTTGAGATAGAGGACATGGTCATAGAGGTTCTGGAAACCCCGGGACACACACCGGAGCATGTATCCTATGTTGTCACGGACAGGTCACGTGGTGAGGTTCCGGTATGTGTCTTCTGTGGTGACACCCTTTTTGTAGGCGATGTTGGAAGGCCTGACCTGTTCCCGGGAAGAGCAGAAGAGCTGGCCTCGAAACTCTATGAAAGCCTGCACGAAAAACTGCTGAAACTGCCTGATCATTGTGAGGTATATCCTGCACACGGTGCAGGTTCCCTGTGTGGAAGGTCCATGGCTGCAAAACGCAGTACCACTATCGGTTATGAGCGTCTTTATAATTATGCCCTGAACATCAGTGATCGGGAAGATCTCATTCACTCACTTACTGAGAACATGCCTAATGCTCCCGATCATTTCAGCCGTTGCAGTGAGGTCAACGGAAGGGGGCCTGAACTGCTTGTTGTTCTTCCTCCTCTGAAAGCTATCCCTCCTGCAGATTTCAGCAAACTGGTCGAAGATCCCGGCACCATTGTCCTTGATATCCGCTGCTATGAGGCATTCGGTGGACGCCATATCCCGGGTGCATACAGCATCGACCTGAAGAGCAACTTTGCCACATTTTCAGGCTGGCTTCTTCCTCCGGATAAGAACATCCTGCTGGTTTCCGACTCTCCTGATCATGCATCCGAAGCAGCAGTATGGCTGCACAGGGTAGATCTTGACAGGGTCATCGGATTCCTTGAAGGGGGCATGCATGCATGGGCCATGGCAGGTCTTCCCACAGAACATCTATGTCAGGTATCAAGCCCTGAGCTCGATAACATGGTCAGGGACGACGAAGAGTTTATTCTTGTGGACGTCAGGGCACCTTCAGAGTTCGATTCCGGGCATATCGACAAGGCAATTAACATCCCTGTGGAAGAGGTAAGGTATTCCTACAAGGGGCTTGATCCCGAGGCAAAGACCCTGGTGATCTGCGGAAGCGGACATCGTTCCAGTATGGCTGCAAGTATCCTGCAACAGAACAACTTCAGTGATGTGCACAATGTTTCCGGCGGGATGACCGGTTATAATGCTGCGGGATTCGGTCCTGATTGTCCTTTGTGTGCTCTTCCCTGGATATCTTCCGGGAAAGGGAAGATGGACGAATAA
- a CDS encoding MgtC/SapB family protein gives MLTFDIGLDPVLYDFLTKAILSLLIGILIGIEREHRRKDQEVFAGVRTFAIVCLSGMLAAYVAEVINSAILQITTALVAASCFVLVYRIYTTSGKLGMTSSIALFSTYLLGVLVTSGRFLFAIIIAVLITLLLIEKKPLHTFAQHLSDEEILNAVQFLVVAFILYPLMPDEPVLGVLNLKSAILIVVLVMFIGFISYISLKRFGTDGGITYSGLFGGFISSEATTAALATMAKNRTSLMDALYIGVLMSNISMIISNTLIALIVDPTASTMLMMLPPQLAMLMITIGIVIIRRKKNDIMTEPLEIGSPFALKPAFRFGAIFTILLVITSISSEFLGDAGVYASALGGLVSSSAVTASVAALAFSGNVSYTVAAQTAVAAGIISTLNKLVLIRISGSKELYCRSRNTLILIAATGIAALYLWTLYAGSTVF, from the coding sequence GTGCTGACATTTGACATCGGGCTGGACCCTGTACTATATGATTTCCTTACAAAAGCTATACTGTCCCTGTTAATAGGAATACTGATAGGCATAGAAAGGGAACATCGCCGTAAGGATCAGGAAGTCTTTGCTGGTGTACGCACTTTTGCAATAGTCTGTCTTAGCGGAATGCTTGCAGCCTATGTTGCAGAGGTTATAAACAGCGCCATACTGCAGATCACAACAGCACTTGTTGCAGCCTCCTGTTTTGTACTGGTATACAGGATCTACACAACCAGCGGCAAGCTTGGAATGACCAGTTCCATTGCCCTGTTCTCGACCTACCTGCTTGGAGTACTGGTCACTAGCGGTCGATTCCTCTTTGCCATAATAATAGCTGTGCTCATAACACTCCTTTTGATCGAGAAAAAGCCACTTCACACCTTCGCACAACACCTCTCAGACGAGGAAATACTCAATGCTGTACAGTTCCTTGTTGTCGCCTTTATCCTTTATCCGCTAATGCCGGACGAACCTGTATTGGGTGTCCTGAACCTGAAATCGGCCATACTCATTGTGGTACTGGTCATGTTCATAGGTTTTATCAGCTACATCTCCCTCAAAAGGTTCGGGACAGATGGTGGAATTACATATTCAGGACTTTTCGGAGGGTTCATAAGCAGTGAGGCAACCACGGCTGCACTTGCGACAATGGCAAAGAACAGGACCAGCCTGATGGATGCATTGTACATCGGAGTGTTGATGTCAAATATCTCCATGATAATAAGCAACACCCTGATCGCACTGATAGTGGACCCCACTGCATCCACCATGCTGATGATGCTACCACCACAGTTAGCAATGCTCATGATTACGATCGGAATAGTGATCATTCGAAGGAAAAAGAACGATATAATGACCGAACCACTTGAGATCGGTTCACCTTTTGCACTAAAGCCTGCTTTCAGGTTCGGTGCGATCTTTACTATCCTGCTTGTGATCACAAGCATTTCAAGCGAATTCCTCGGCGATGCCGGTGTCTACGCATCCGCCCTTGGAGGACTGGTAAGCAGTTCAGCAGTCACTGCCTCGGTGGCAGCCCTGGCATTCTCAGGGAACGTGTCATATACGGTAGCTGCACAGACAGCAGTGGCCGCAGGTATCATCAGTACGCTTAACAAGCTGGTACTCATAAGGATATCCGGATCAAAGGAGCTATATTGCCGCTCGAGGAACACACTCATACTGATAGCTGCCACAGGAATTGCAGCCCTTTACCTGTGGACCCTTTACGCAGGCTCTACCGTATTTTAA
- the nudC gene encoding NAD(+) diphosphatase — protein MNTQYRPSFATEELEFHGNENNPEGKALYFPVHRRKILIDAASRPEEYFEYSPGEKVINGTEVIYIGTINSKPCYCFEMEEELCEEDMQYFDLHDLYGVIDEEMLGIASRAVQMADFYRTHQYCGICGGTTEYIPKETGMQCHDCDHIAYPRISPAVIVLIERDEHLLMARSRNFPEGLYGLVAGFVEAGETIEHAAHREIREEVGVSVKDLTYFASQPWPFPSSLMIGFTANFAEGEIDIDPEEIEDAAWFHVNDIPKLPQKKSISRALIDHFLEKHAKGE, from the coding sequence ATGAACACTCAGTACAGACCTTCTTTTGCCACCGAGGAGCTGGAGTTCCACGGAAATGAGAACAACCCGGAAGGAAAAGCACTCTATTTTCCCGTTCACCGGAGAAAGATCCTGATCGATGCTGCAAGTCGGCCGGAAGAGTACTTTGAATACAGTCCTGGAGAGAAGGTCATTAATGGAACTGAGGTCATCTATATCGGAACTATCAATAGCAAACCATGTTACTGCTTTGAGATGGAAGAAGAGTTATGTGAAGAGGATATGCAGTACTTCGACCTTCATGACCTGTATGGTGTGATCGATGAGGAGATGCTTGGAATTGCCTCAAGGGCGGTCCAGATGGCTGATTTTTACCGCACTCACCAATACTGCGGGATCTGCGGTGGAACTACAGAATATATCCCGAAAGAGACCGGAATGCAATGCCACGATTGTGACCATATAGCCTATCCCCGCATCAGCCCTGCTGTTATTGTGCTTATAGAAAGGGACGAACACCTTCTTATGGCAAGGTCCAGGAACTTCCCGGAAGGACTTTACGGACTTGTGGCCGGCTTTGTGGAAGCCGGGGAGACCATTGAGCACGCTGCCCACAGGGAGATCAGGGAAGAGGTGGGCGTTTCCGTAAAGGACCTCACCTATTTCGCAAGCCAGCCCTGGCCATTTCCCTCATCGCTTATGATAGGATTTACAGCGAACTTTGCGGAAGGTGAAATAGACATCGATCCGGAAGAGATCGAAGATGCAGCCTGGTTCCACGTGAACGATATCCCAAAGCTCCCGCAAAAGAAGAGTATCTCGCGAGCTCTCATCGATCATTTTCTGGAAAAGCATGCAAAAGGGGAATAA
- a CDS encoding metal-dependent transcriptional regulator, which translates to MDDMTGLELSPRKIEYIKYLFEKGDNVRTTEISAHMEVDPSTITKAINELASSGYVNHVPYRGFSLTEKGEEYAHFLLRRHRILSLMLNHYGLTAEESCAEVARFEAYVSKKAINTICDSMGHPTFGVCGRIEHDSCNLKHNHHEPHEG; encoded by the coding sequence ATGGACGATATGACAGGACTGGAACTATCGCCAAGGAAGATAGAGTACATAAAATATCTCTTTGAGAAGGGTGACAATGTTCGCACCACTGAGATCTCCGCCCACATGGAAGTGGACCCCTCTACCATAACCAAGGCTATTAACGAGCTTGCTTCATCCGGATATGTGAACCATGTCCCGTACAGGGGATTCAGCCTTACGGAAAAAGGAGAGGAATATGCACACTTCCTTTTGAGAAGGCACCGTATCTTAAGCCTGATGCTGAACCATTACGGCCTCACTGCAGAAGAATCGTGTGCAGAGGTTGCAAGATTTGAGGCTTATGTATCAAAAAAGGCCATCAACACGATCTGTGACTCTATGGGGCATCCGACCTTCGGGGTTTGTGGCAGGATCGAGCATGACAGCTGCAACCTCAAACATAACCATCACGAACCCCACGAGGGATGA